The Capsicum annuum cultivar UCD-10X-F1 chromosome 1, UCD10Xv1.1, whole genome shotgun sequence sequence CATTTAGAATATTTTAACGTCGACCTTCAACCTGCTACAAGCCGCCTCCAAAATCTGCTCTCGACTGGCTATACTATGCAAATTTAGTAGAATTGTGCAATGAAGAAACTAACAGGACTTGAAATTCAACAAGGCGGACCTATGTTAGATTGTGGATCATACTACACCAGAGAACTATGTATATATTTGATCTTTTACAAACCAAACATCCATGAATTCTTCATATATTCTTCCAAATTGAGATTCCATCCCTCTCATTTTCACATGGTTTCTAGTAATCTATACAGATATAAGTTGAGTTGTATCTTGCAAGCCAAGAGATACAATGGTAAGGTTATCCATTTTGGCATGGGAATTGCCAGGTTATATCAGGGATGATACTCATATTTCAGCCTTCCATGACCTTAAACCGGATACTCGTAACTGTGGTAGAAAAGAGACAACCATGTCTCAATCATTTCCATGTGGTCGATTCTTTCCTCAAATCTGTAAACATGCATATAGATCTTAGGTCTTTTCATCAACTGGTCATTTTTACAGGTTAATGCCTCAAGCTTGTGGCGATAACACGAGTCAAACCCACACAAAGATTACCCcagggaagggtagagtgtacactgACCTTACCGCTACCTCGTAGAGATAGAGGGGGTGTTTCcaaaagaccctcggctcaagtaacACATCATGTACGAATCAAACACctattgatgttattttggaaGTTTAGTTGAATATTGTACCTTGTGGAATTCCAAAGTGTCTCCTTTTGCCTTCCGCACCTCAACCATATGAAGAGAAGGGGCAACTTGAAACACCTATATCGAAGATCAAACAGCGTTCATAATAGAATAAGaaacaattaaaaatatcaaCAAGGATGCACAGTTAAATACCTCAGTGGAAACGTTAAGGTTCCCTTTTCTTCCGGCTTTCAGATTTTGGAGTCTCATCTGAAGGGAAACGTAAGAACAGTTTAGAGCTTCATTCCGCTAAAATCACTATTACATATACATCATTAAATTTATTAGAGTAATCGACATTCCAATTTATATGAATCGAGTGAAATTTCATCAGCACCTTGTAGTTTTTTTTGTGAACATCAAAACCGAGAGGCTTAGCAGCTTCTTCAATCTTACTAATTATCTCGTTGGCCGGGCATTTAGATGTGAACCTTGTTTCTCTCTTGAATCCCTGGGAACAACAGAATCAACACATTTGTCAATATaggaagaataaaataatacaaacatcATCAATGTTTCCTACAAAGTGAatctaatttaaaataaaagcaATATTTTGTGACCTGTTCGTCGAACAGATTGCCAAGGTTAAGTCCTTGTGACATAGAAATCAACTCGAACGCATTCATAGAAGTTggcttctcttctcttttctccGTTACGTGATATTCCTGTTGTAATGCCAAGGAAGGAGTAGCACGTGAGATAAATTTCGTACTACAACCACTTCTTTCCTTACAAAAATTATTGCATTCCATATGTTCAGTATGCTCACTTCGGAGTCCTTGAAGACTGCTTCGACATCATCTAGGTTTGCATCTTCAATCTCATTGAAAACAGGTGGTCTATAATCTTTCTTAAACCATTCATCCTCCAAAATTTCAGGGACAGTAATGCGCTGCATACAACATATATCtcatgaaaaagaagaaagtggATAATATCGACAGTCACAAAATCCAGTTACATACTGTCGTAGGATTTGGATCCAATATTCGAGTAATTAACTTCATTGCACTAAAAGAGATCCAAGGTGGACAAGTAAATTCAGCAGCAGTGATCTGTATAGCAGGACAGACATTGTGAAGCTAGCCAACAGATGAACACACAATGATTGAACGTTACGAAATGTTGAAGAAAGATGCTCACTTTGTTGTACAGGTTCATAAGATTGGAGTCATCAAAAGGCAAATAACCTGCAAGAAGTACAAAGAGTATGACTCCGCACGACCAGAGGTCTGCTGTTGCCCCATCATATCCTCGGTCATTGAGTACCTAATAATAAAGTTTGCAATTTTTCAGGCTAAGATTCAATTGATGTTTACTTAACCTTTCAAAGACCTCAAGTAAATTTTGGATGTGGCCGGTTATTTCTTTCAGGCATACTGCCAAATCATCCACGTAAGGTAGGTCACTGAAAATTTATGTCATCGCTCTTTGACATGTCAAACTTTTTGGCACATTGTAGTAAGGAAAGAAAGTGAGGTTACTCATTTGAATCGAATAGCTGAACTACTGTAACTCCTATTTTTAAAAAGAAGTCTTGTAGACTCGTTTTAAAGCGTGGAGCATCTGATTTCTAACTAGAGTCCATTTAACTGAATGTTATCTGCTGCTAGCTAGTTCCGTTCCAGCACAATCGAATAGGTTTACATGAACACAAAGAGAATGTCGAGTAAACAAGTTTTGTTATACCTCAGGAGCAACATAGTTGGGTGTTCCACAGGTGGTATGCAGTAAGCCATCATCCTGGAAAATACAACTAGAAAGTAAGAACAGGATTTGACTAGAAATCTGAATCTCATTGAAACGTGGTGGAAGAAATATATTCCATTGGAATTGCAAGTTGAAGCTTAACTTGAAAGCTATACAGATCAAAAGGATTGATATGAAGAGAAAGAAATGAGTGCAGTTCTATAATTGGTCgtgacttttcttttttttaaaacgaGAACGTAAAAGGTGAGTCCATTAACAATGACGTTTAAAGGTAATTGCGGCAAACAATTAGTCATCCGTCAATTATTGCCAATGTAACAACTATTTTTTCTCCATGAAGTTCACCAAAAATTACCTAGAGAATTGTCTAGACAAGTTaatgtaaaaggaaaaaagaataaatagatTTCAGAATGACAGATCAAAGCAGTTTTAGTAATTATCAATCCGATATTGATTTCTTCTCTCAACTACAGACCAAATATCAGCAAATTCATGTGCTTCAAAGTTGTAGACACAAGAAAGTAATTGACATCATATGTTTAAGTAATTAGTTCTAACCAACAACATTATAACACCCTGGGCAATTGTTAGGTACTATGCCGCAGAGTTCATAAGCACTAACTTAAACTGACTACGTTTCCAAAAGATATGGATATGGTTACATGTATTTTGCTTTTTTCCAAtatgtgaagttctctaagtTGTGCATTTTGGCTGATATGGAGTTTCACTAGGTAATTTATTGTGGGGTGCTGGTATGACACGAAAAAAACTTATCCACAACCCGTGTTTGCACCAAATTACATTAATTTACTATAATTAAGTGGTAATTGAGGTGAATGATCAACTTTACGATCAATGTAGAACTATAAGAATATACAAGTTCCTTTAACAAATTCAGTAAGGGCTCAAATAATTGTGTTTTTGCTGCATTACTAAATTGATAACCACAAAGTAGAGAGGAGTTAAGGATTTCATTTGCCGAAGTTATAGAGAAATGGGAAACAGAGAAAATAGTGTAATAGTTACCCTGACTTGCTGGGATAGAGCACTCAATCCAAAATCAGAAACCTTGAGATCACCAGCAGCATCCAACAGTAAATTTTCAGGCTGCACAAGAAAAAGAAAGTGTAATTTATATGCACTTACAGTGTGTGATTCTTTTACATCATCATGTCAAAGAGTATTAATGTGATAGCCAAAAAATTGATTTCATTCTCAGTGTATATAATTTAGATTTGCAAAAGAAGGTACAATAGACATAATGGAAACAGTGACGGGAGCTTTGGAGCCAAAAGACTATAAATTAACCTCCTAAGTGCTGCAACAGCTAGAAACACTTCTCACCTTTAGATCTCGGTGATAGACTCCCCTACTATGGCAATAATCAACAGCATTAATAAGCTGCTGAAAATACTTCCTTGCCTCTTCTTCGCGCATTCGTCCATGATTTACCTTTACACAACAAAATCAGGTGATGAACTTTAATCAGAGTCAATATTATCAAAAAACTTGAGAGTATACGTAAAGGTGACATTCTCTTTTTTCCCCCTTAAGCATATGTCGGAAGAAAAGGAAGAATTGACCTTACAATTTTATCAAATAACTCTCCTCCTGTAACGAACTCCAAAACAATAAATATCTTTGTCTTGCTTCCCATAACCTGCGTGCAGATGAAACCAGGACATGATTGAACAATATTAGGTGCTCCCAAAGGCGAATCTAGAATTACTATATGTGATATGCGACTCAAGAACTTTATTTCACTTAGCTCTTTGCTAGTTTATTATGTCAAATGTCAATCGATCATTACAATTTAAGTGAAGAAACATGGTAGTAGGAACAAGATCTAAACAAAGATAAAATTTAGGAATATGCAAAGTGGACTCTAATTGAATACACAGAGCAATGTACAACGAAAAACTTAAAAAAGGAACCCCGTTTAAGCATAATCCTTCATGAGAATGTTTTGTCAGAATAAACAAACTATATGAGATCAAATGAGTTTTGCCCACTTGTACTTCCAAATAACTCTGGATTGCACTAACGTCTAAGATCATCTTGTTACCAAGCTATCAACTCCCTGCACTATGTTTTGTTACCAAGCTATCAACTCTCTACATGATgtctaaaaatagattttttgcCGCTTCCCACTTTTTGTGAAATTAAGGTCTCTCTTGCAAAGAGTGCTATGTCCTAGATCGTCGGTGCTTTCtgaaaacatgattcttgagatgGGAAAAAGACCAACTTATCACACATTACACACAATTAAATTCAAAGCAACGGTTTGGTGATTAATTCAGATGTGCCAACACATAGAAACGTGAGAAAGGACCAACCTCGTATAACTGTACAACATGAGGATGTCTGATTAACTTCATTGTAGCTATTTCCCGCTTTATCTGTCAAATTATGCGCGAGAGTTAAACAATACCAGATCAGAAACTTAGACAAGAAACTAATAAACCACACCAAAGTAGATGTACAACAGGGAAAGACTGCGTTACTTTTTTGAAgagatatttattcaaataacaTTGTGCATCTAATATAAACGaaggaaatatgaaaaaaatagttCAGGAATGAGAAGTGAATGGAGAACTTGAAAAGTTACCTGTTCAGCCATTTTGTGCTTAAGGACCTTATCTTTATCGAGAATCTTGATCGCGACACTTTCTTCCGTCTCTGAATTCCTTGCAAACTTGACTTTTGCAAACGTCCCCTCCCCGATCGTCCTTCCAACTTCATATTTACCAACTCTACGCTTGATTTTTTTCCGATCCATTATCGAGACACCAGCACAATTCTGTACAAGGTAGAAAGTGTTGTTAGATAGAAGATTACTGTATACACAAATGACTCTACTACTTCATactggcggagccagaatttttattaaggggattcaaaatatgaaaagtaaacaCACAATGAAGGTGAAGGAGGTTCAACATTTTTTGCATATacataaaagataaattttaacCACAGGGTTCATCTACTTGGCTCCACCCCTGCTACTTACATAGTGAAATAAAGATCCTTCCAATATATACTTGCAATAAAGTCCCTTACTGCAAGTTGGGAACTAATGTAACTTGTGAAGAATTTTGATCTCAAAATAACCCCTCCAAAAAGTATGTTTTCTCCAAagccaaagaaaataaaagaaagagaataaagcagttaataaaagataaattttaacCACAGGGTTCATCTACTTGGCTCCACCCCTGCTACTTACATAGTGAAATAAAGATCCTTCCAATATATACTTGCAATAAAGTCCCTTACTGCAAGTTGGGAACTAATGTAACTTGTGAAGAATTTTGATCTCAAAATAACCCCTCCAAAAAGTATGTTTTCTCCAAagccaaagaaaataaaagaaagagaataaaGCAGTTAATGGCAAACGAATGATGGAGCCAGGATTTTCAGCCGCTATTTTCATTAAGGGGTCCAAAATATGAAGAAGTAAACAAATGAAGAAGCTGAAGGGGGTTAaacatatgtttatatatacatgaacGATACTTTTAACAATGTATAAACAGTGTAATTTTCCACCAAGAAGTTCATCTACTTGGCTCCATCCTGCTACGTACATGGTGAAATTAAGATCCTTCCAATATATACTTAGCTAATTCCACATAAAAGAAGCCCCTTATTGCAAGTTGGGAACAAATGTAATTTGTGAAAAATTTTGGTCTCAAACTAATCCTTccaaaagagagaaataaagcCGTTAATGGCAATCACGAGTCCATCATATCCAAAtccttaattaatttatttccctaatattttaaagaattaatttatttccctaatattttaaaaactaaaggTGAGAACCAAAGGTGACAACACCAGTTTAGCAAATTAAGTCATATATAATATACATTTATTGGAAATTAGTACTaaaaaattctagagagaataAAAAGCAAAGAATTATTGGGGCAATCAATGATCCAACCACCTTTTAACTTTTTGGATTATAATCAGCAATAAACCACCCTTTAGTCACAGCTTCgataaaattcagtagtattaTATCAAATCCTATAATTATGTTAAACAATTCATTTGAtacttataaataatatattaatgaTATCCAACCACGTCTTTTAACTTTTTAGCTTATAATCATTAGAGTAATCCAGCTAGAAATGAatctactccctccgtctcattttactgTTCCAATTTAACATTGAGACATTGATTAAGAAACACagttaataacatgattactttACCATAATatcctattaaatgatatttatattttaatttgtaaaaaaaaattaatactacgggtaaaaaaaaaaaaaaattatcttggtagaaataacaagtaaaatgaaaaattaaattaagaaatttgagacGAATAAAATAAAACGTAGGGAGTGAACACGGGCAGAGCCCCCTTACTTAAGAGTTCGACAAAATTGAGTATCTTTAGCTCAAATCTATGATTTTGTTAAGAATTCATTCGatgtatataaataatatatcaagaactcaataaataaaaaaattataattcagaattcataaactaaaaatctGACCCCTCACCTACGCTTTACAACATAATATCCTCAGCTTTTTAGAGGATCTTcacccaaaaaatgaaaaaaaagaaaagggaaaaaaaggcaAGAATCTTCAACAACTGATCCCACAAATTCTGacacacaaagaaaaagaaaagaaaacactcACCACccaccccaaccccaacccccaaGAGAAAAGAATTCATTCAACAAGAAAATAAGCTTCAAATACTAAGTTACCAAGTTTCAGAATTTTGCATTCAAAAGCagtaaaaagttgaaatttttttgatgatttatcaAGAAAGAGAACTCCAACAGAATCAAAATTTGAAGTCCAACTAACTAATACTTATGACATAAACGTTCTTGAAAACTTCAAAAAAGGAAACTTCTAAAACTTTTTATCAATGAAACAAAGTTCACAAGGCAAAAAgcaagaaaagaggaaaaaagacaTACACTTATGAGTTGGACAGAGCAAATTTCAGTGGAACACAATAAAAACAGAGCAATCAAATCTTGAAATTCAGCTTATCAAATGTTTTTTTCTGCCTCCACTAAATCAAACAGTTCTCACGAAATTTCTGAAAGTGTAGTTTTTGTATCACAGCCACAAGTATATAAATggtcttttaataattttatatatacttattgcTATATGTGTTTTAAAAAGGATGATATATAGTTTCTTTTAGACTATtttaaaaagatgattttatttttaataatattttaattttaattttacataatatatttaaaattactagactaaatatatttattataattttaattaaaaattataaaattttaaaaaattatttacttaaactctataataaattaaaagcatattatttaaaaaaaaaaaaaaactggagaaaacatcattattattatttagttgaaaaatgatttttttccttttttttttttaaacaaatttgTGACTTTATTGCAAATGAAAATTAGGTAGTAGCTTACACACTCAGACCCAGACCAATTGTCCAAGAgcaaaaaatagtggaaaaatGATTAGGTTGTAGATAAGTATACACAAAAATAGACTCAATTATTTATTGACAAAAATAGAATGTGTGGACACTCCCTTACCGATGTCATTACATTCCAATTTCATGTTTTTCTCGTCTTTTTACGCCCGAGTAATAAAGTTGTTTGAATAGATTCCGGACCTAATTCATACCTTTAAAAACTAGTTTAAAGATACTAGGATAATAACATATTCAGTAAGATTTGAGAGTATTTAAtgaaattctataaataaaatttgaaaggatagaatatatataaatgaaatgataataatata is a genomic window containing:
- the LOC107856468 gene encoding CBL-interacting serine/threonine-protein kinase 3 isoform X3, with amino-acid sequence MDRKKIKRRVGKYEVGRTIGEGTFAKVKFARNSETEESVAIKILDKDKVLKHKMAEQIKREIATMKLIRHPHVVQLYEVMGSKTKIFIVLEFVTGGELFDKIVNHGRMREEEARKYFQQLINAVDYCHSRGVYHRDLKPENLLLDAAGDLKVSDFGLSALSQQVRDDGLLHTTCGTPNYVAPEVLNDRGYDGATADLWSCGVILFVLLAGYLPFDDSNLMNLYNKITAAEFTCPPWISFSAMKLITRILDPNPTTRITVPEILEDEWFKKDYRPPVFNEIEDANLDDVEAVFKDSEEYHVTEKREEKPTSMNAFELISMSQGLNLGNLFDEQGFKRETRFTSKCPANEIISKIEEAAKPLGFDVHKKNYKMRLQNLKAGRKGNLNVSTEVFQVAPSLHMVEVRKAKGDTLEFHKFYKNLSTCLDEVVWKTEQDMEEKK
- the LOC107856468 gene encoding CBL-interacting serine/threonine-protein kinase 3 isoform X2 yields the protein MNPVNCAGVSIMDRKKIKRRVGKYEVGRTIGEGTFAKVKFARNSETEESVAIKILDKDKVLKHKMAEQIKREIATMKLIRHPHVVQLYEVMGSKTKIFIVLEFVTGGELFDKIVNHGRMREEEARKYFQQLINAVDYCHSRGVYHRDLKPENLLLDAAGDLKVSDFGLSALSQQVRDDGLLHTTCGTPNYVAPEVLNDRGYDGATADLWSCGVILFVLLAGYLPFDDSNLMNLYNKITAAEFTCPPWISFSAMKLITRILDPNPTTRITVPEILEDEWFKKDYRPPVFNEIEDANLDDVEAVFKDSEEYHVTEKREEKPTSMNAFELISMSQGLNLGNLFDEQGFKRETRFTSKCPANEIISKIEEAAKPLGFDVHKKNYKMRLQNLKAGRKGNLNVSTEVFQVAPSLHMVEVRKAKGDTLEFHKFYKNLSTCLDEVVWKTEQDMEEKK